A portion of the bacterium genome contains these proteins:
- a CDS encoding type IV secretion system DNA-binding domain-containing protein, whose protein sequence is MKDLKQFTWQKWDYQRPFDVKDIKGLAVQLSGLSRRGGIAFEVWLSKDKISYILGTREKDKAVVSQLLQTQRPITFSNKVKRPKLDVAKEIRIKHSYCQLKIENAEEMIRSSLSVASLLASDEAICLQLILGRATPPKPIPKDLGNPFAKWYQVISGNLPPLNATSKKQLTDKLQEAQFEAVVRLGIKSRSSLRQTELTNTLLASFRQLNSLAKVEVKSMSPHLLERLVLPKIPPYRLNASEVACFLCLPVGDMAIQGLSEIHPKRLDPPLGMVNNPSYARVFGRSLEEPARPLSLSPHKALYHTVLTGPTGVGKSTAMLQLILADIKAGRSTVVIDPKSDLVSDILERYPKGQEESLVVLDPTASLVVGINPFDLVKHGVPPEIVADSLLHLFQELYPDNFGIRSLDVLSHAFLTLARLPNASLVMLPSLLTNPAFQHKVLKQVSDPIGLDSFWAWYERISSAERQQYISPVLNKLRQILLRPQLRAVLGQTNAKFSLMDIFTSRKTLLVPLNKSIIGAEAAKLLGSILVSCLWLLVLKRADVPPEKRHPVLVYIDELQDYLRLNTNLDDALTQARGLGVGFTLSHQYRNQLSPKLKSAIDANCHNKIVFGLSLGEAREVAKETLDLEAEDFHLLPAYHIYAKLPLTSAGWRWVSGKTNPAPASTRNKANLYAQSLDRYGQDSRAIDQAIQDLALEVATKDDKPAQPIGRKAKT, encoded by the coding sequence ATGAAAGACTTAAAACAGTTTACTTGGCAAAAATGGGACTACCAAAGACCCTTTGACGTCAAGGACATCAAGGGCTTGGCGGTTCAGTTGTCTGGTCTTAGTCGGCGTGGGGGAATTGCTTTTGAAGTTTGGCTAAGCAAGGATAAGATTTCCTACATTTTAGGCACGAGAGAAAAAGATAAGGCGGTGGTTAGTCAACTGCTTCAAACCCAGCGACCGATTACTTTTTCAAATAAGGTCAAACGCCCAAAACTTGATGTGGCAAAAGAAATCCGCATCAAGCACAGCTATTGTCAATTAAAGATTGAAAACGCCGAGGAGATGATTCGCTCAAGCCTGTCGGTGGCGAGTCTGCTGGCTTCAGATGAAGCGATTTGTCTCCAGCTGATTCTCGGGCGAGCCACGCCACCTAAACCAATCCCAAAAGATTTGGGTAATCCCTTCGCCAAATGGTATCAGGTGATTTCAGGTAATCTACCGCCTTTGAACGCTACAAGCAAGAAACAACTAACCGACAAGCTCCAAGAAGCCCAGTTCGAAGCCGTGGTTCGGCTTGGAATTAAGTCTCGCAGTTCGCTTCGACAAACAGAATTGACCAACACGCTTTTGGCTAGTTTTCGGCAATTAAACAGCTTGGCCAAGGTGGAGGTCAAATCTATGTCGCCTCACTTGTTGGAGCGGTTGGTCTTACCCAAAATACCACCTTACCGGCTCAATGCCTCCGAAGTCGCTTGCTTTCTTTGTCTGCCAGTTGGCGATATGGCGATTCAGGGCTTGAGCGAGATTCACCCCAAACGCCTTGACCCACCGCTTGGCATGGTGAACAACCCCAGTTACGCACGAGTATTTGGACGAAGTTTGGAAGAGCCAGCCAGACCCTTGAGCCTGTCGCCCCACAAGGCACTTTACCACACGGTCTTAACGGGACCGACTGGGGTTGGGAAATCCACCGCCATGCTTCAGCTGATTTTGGCAGACATTAAGGCTGGGCGAAGCACGGTGGTTATTGACCCTAAAAGTGATTTGGTTAGCGATATTCTGGAGCGTTACCCCAAAGGGCAGGAAGAGAGTTTGGTCGTGCTTGATCCGACGGCTTCTCTGGTGGTGGGAATAAATCCCTTTGATTTGGTTAAACATGGCGTGCCACCCGAAATTGTGGCGGATAGCCTGCTTCACCTCTTTCAGGAACTTTACCCAGACAATTTTGGCATTCGAAGCCTCGACGTCTTGTCTCACGCGTTTTTAACCTTGGCAAGATTACCTAATGCCAGCTTGGTCATGTTGCCCAGTTTATTGACCAATCCTGCCTTTCAGCACAAGGTCTTGAAGCAGGTATCTGACCCCATTGGTTTAGATAGTTTTTGGGCGTGGTATGAGAGGATTTCGTCGGCAGAACGCCAGCAGTATATTAGCCCAGTTTTGAACAAATTGCGACAGATTTTACTAAGACCGCAACTTCGGGCGGTTTTGGGGCAGACTAATGCTAAATTTAGTCTCATGGATATTTTCACCAGCAGAAAGACCTTGCTTGTCCCCCTGAATAAATCCATTATTGGAGCGGAGGCTGCAAAATTGTTGGGTTCTATCTTGGTGTCTTGCCTTTGGCTGTTGGTCTTGAAGCGGGCGGATGTTCCGCCAGAAAAACGCCACCCCGTTTTGGTTTATATCGACGAACTTCAAGACTATCTTCGCCTCAATACCAATCTCGATGATGCCTTAACACAGGCAAGAGGCTTGGGTGTTGGCTTTACCTTATCCCACCAATACCGCAACCAGCTATCGCCCAAACTCAAGTCTGCCATTGACGCCAACTGCCATAATAAAATTGTTTTTGGATTAAGTTTAGGTGAAGCCAGAGAAGTTGCCAAGGAAACCTTGGACTTGGAAGCAGAAGATTTTCACCTCCTACCAGCCTACCACATTTACGCTAAATTACCCCTGACTTCAGCTGGCTGGCGGTGGGTTTCTGGGAAAACCAATCCAGCCCCAGCTTCAACTCGAAACAAGGCTAATCTCTACGCCCAAAGTCTCGACCGCTATGGGCAGGATAGCCGAGCCATAGACCAAGCCATTCAAGACTTGGCTTTGGAAGTTGCGACCAAAGACGACAAACCAGCCCAGCCAATCGGCAGAAAAGCCAAAACTTAG
- a CDS encoding replication-relaxation family protein, which produces MEHFYLTNLETNLLEFLDKARYATSRQLASLFFTSSTKPATQLRRANFTLMKLTNQGLLHRLDRRIGGVRAGSGSFVYGITLKGLKILKQQDEAVILRYKNTYEPSLGHLEHTLAVTQLYLEAVQLDRHHSEICLERFAFEPKSWRGYSTVAGTGSTLKPDAYLQLSNGAFEDSYFIELDRNTESLARIVNKCKQYIAYYRTGIEQRQNEVFPFVLWVVPDDNRKQALAKAIQAELYNDWELFSVVTLDEFSSHLKGGQA; this is translated from the coding sequence ATGGAACATTTTTATCTGACAAACCTTGAAACTAATCTGCTTGAATTTCTGGACAAGGCTCGCTATGCGACCAGTCGCCAGCTTGCCAGCCTATTTTTTACCAGTAGCACAAAACCAGCCACCCAACTTCGGCGTGCCAATTTTACTCTGATGAAGCTGACCAACCAAGGCTTGCTTCATCGCCTCGATCGTCGCATTGGTGGCGTGCGAGCTGGTAGCGGAAGCTTTGTTTATGGTATTACACTCAAAGGCTTGAAGATTTTGAAGCAACAAGATGAGGCTGTTATCTTGCGGTATAAAAACACTTATGAACCCAGCCTTGGTCATTTGGAGCACACCTTGGCGGTCACCCAGCTTTATCTGGAAGCCGTTCAGCTTGACCGCCATCACTCCGAAATTTGCTTGGAGCGGTTTGCCTTTGAACCTAAAAGCTGGCGAGGGTATTCGACCGTAGCTGGAACGGGTTCAACGCTCAAACCTGACGCTTATCTTCAGCTCAGCAATGGGGCTTTTGAAGATTCCTATTTCATCGAACTTGACCGAAATACCGAAAGCCTTGCCCGCATCGTCAACAAGTGCAAGCAGTACATCGCCTATTATCGGACGGGGATTGAGCAACGCCAAAATGAGGTTTTTCCTTTTGTACTTTGGGTTGTGCCAGATGATAATCGCAAACAAGCCTTGGCAAAAGCCATTCAAGCCGAGCTTTACAATGACTGGGAGCTGTTTTCGGTAGTGACTTTGGACGAGTTTTCAAGCCATTTGAAAGGCGGTCAAGCATGA